Part of the Weissella coleopterorum genome is shown below.
CACCCATCACATTATTCAAAAAGTATTTTCAGGTGCTCAAAATGCTCTGAGTTCGACCTTAGAAGTCCTCAACGAAGATGACATTTCAACCGCCGCCAGCTTGATTTCTTCTGCTAAAAAGGTGGGATTCTTCGGAATTGGCGGTTCTTCATTAGTTGCGTTCAATGCCTACCATAAATTTCTACGTACCCCGATTGATGGTTTTCAACATCCAGATTATGATATTCAAGTAATGGAAGCCGTCCGCATGACCAGTCAAGATGTAGCAGTGGTAATTTCACACTCTGGTCGCAATCATGATACCCTAGCTGTTATGCAACATCTACAAGCTCATGGAGTTAAAATCATTGCGATCACCGCCTTTCCCAACTCCGAGTTAGCTAAAAATGCTGATCTTGTCTTATCAAGCGCGGCTGAAGAAGTTAATATTCGAAGTGAATCTATGTCCTCGTTAATTGCTCAACTGACCATCATTGATACCCTCTTTACGCTCGTAGGGGTTCAAATGGGTGATAAGACGACGGCTGTGTTGAAAGAAATTCGTCAAGCCATCGATCAAACGCGGGAATAAATTTAATCATTAAAAAAACAGCTGATCATCAATCAGCTGTTTTTTAATTTCTAATCTTGGCTCAAATTGCGATGAAACTCAGGGTGTCTTTTATGCCAAATAACGTAAAGCATTGCTAAAATCATAATATATCCAGCCCCCACCAAAACTGATATCCGAGTATCTGGATTAATAAACATAAAAATTAAAATGATACTTAATGCAATTAATGTAAAATAGTTTGAATATGGGTACCATGGCATCATCAATGGATGATCAATCAACTGATGACGATGACTATGCCTAAAACGCAACTCACTGA
Proteins encoded:
- a CDS encoding MurR/RpiR family transcriptional regulator, giving the protein MAQSGFSRIRSFRTQLNGSDAKIADFILTHEEQVQSMTIQEMANATSLSTATISRFVKRIGYNSFREFSLSLAISTPNNNTFFGEINEGDDTHHIIQKVFSGAQNALSSTLEVLNEDDISTAASLISSAKKVGFFGIGGSSLVAFNAYHKFLRTPIDGFQHPDYDIQVMEAVRMTSQDVAVVISHSGRNHDTLAVMQHLQAHGVKIIAITAFPNSELAKNADLVLSSAAEEVNIRSESMSSLIAQLTIIDTLFTLVGVQMGDKTTAVLKEIRQAIDQTRE